The Streptomyces sp. NBC_01268 genome window below encodes:
- a CDS encoding nitrate- and nitrite sensing domain-containing protein: MQKKRPRSNNGARSQTPGDPQHPGLPAHGTDSAPQAPAGRPKRVRGRLVAGVALVGVTVLAAGAPAILTASGDLDDSVSLVALAELDRQAVTLAHSLSDERDEVVAYIAAGRDEQTGDDKRQVTSARSARVDRQIDEIRTAAPDDLRRELSGVPSIRRTALTGKGSALDAHRAYTEVIAKLQALADRLAEDTPARAAESVRAPAALGRATEQASAERGLLLAALAVPRPEPTGTTHYDPATGTYVADEAEGAAEADRLRAALTSAAQQARVRELAALGDFDQAATTPARDSLAATVTGPDVKNAERYLARLTDRPELSASELNTDPAKLDAALSARIEQMRGVESALATERAERLTALRDDDVTALEVRIAFLGGCLLVAVGISTYVARSLTRPLAVLRIGAARLATAAEPHAEEPIRFTGRNDEFAQVVRSLNTLQGKLGALAARAERLDAEHADLTGAREALAAELAAQRAELQGHSARLTAELERLKQTVQHTFVNLSLRSLGLVDRQLGVIEKLEEREQDPDRLATLFKLDHMATVMRRHSENLLVLAGHEHHQGHPGPVPLVDVLRAAVSEIERYERVSIQALPPHAQVAGFAADDLSHLVAELLENATSFSPPDSQVQLSGWLLESGEVMLSVQDAGIGITPDRLAELNARLADPAIADTEGEGLGIRVAALLAARHGVRVELREQKPGGVAAVVVLPLPLLPTTPPAAVPPPVPVAADAPVVTLPGSVAEANSNTLPSRHRDPLVEAAERAIAAAEAETRAATAAREQAQEQAQEQAQEQAQDQRPEPAPAYEPESAYEPVPAPVPAYEQEPEPAPVPAYEQESAYEPEPAAPDEIPAATPVESVSETTLQVRLPDPPPEPDAHERSVEEAEIPADEAGPRPGRWERVTDKGLPKRTPRIVRQAGSATPPIRTRGVDAEALRRRLGGFQRGAEHGRRDVAAEIEAGHTARTEENTGDTVEEARG; encoded by the coding sequence GTGCAGAAGAAGCGGCCTCGGAGCAACAACGGCGCGCGGAGCCAGACCCCCGGTGACCCGCAGCACCCCGGCCTGCCCGCGCACGGCACCGACAGCGCCCCCCAGGCCCCCGCCGGCCGCCCCAAGAGGGTCCGCGGCCGCCTCGTCGCCGGTGTCGCCCTGGTCGGCGTCACCGTGCTCGCCGCCGGCGCCCCCGCGATCCTCACCGCCTCAGGCGACCTCGACGACTCCGTCAGCCTGGTCGCCCTCGCCGAACTCGACCGGCAGGCCGTCACCCTCGCCCACTCCCTCTCCGACGAGCGCGACGAGGTCGTCGCGTACATCGCGGCCGGGCGCGACGAGCAGACCGGCGACGACAAGCGGCAGGTCACCAGCGCCCGGTCCGCCCGGGTCGACCGCCAGATAGACGAGATCCGCACCGCAGCCCCCGACGACCTGCGCCGTGAGCTCTCCGGCGTCCCGTCGATCCGCCGCACCGCCCTCACCGGCAAGGGCTCCGCCCTCGACGCGCACCGCGCCTACACCGAGGTCATCGCCAAGCTGCAGGCCCTCGCCGACCGGCTCGCCGAGGACACCCCCGCGCGCGCCGCCGAGTCCGTCCGGGCCCCCGCAGCCCTCGGCCGGGCCACCGAGCAGGCCTCCGCCGAGCGCGGCCTGCTGCTCGCCGCGCTCGCCGTCCCCCGGCCCGAACCCACCGGCACCACCCACTACGACCCCGCCACCGGCACCTACGTCGCCGACGAGGCGGAGGGCGCCGCCGAGGCCGACCGGCTCCGGGCCGCGCTGACCTCGGCCGCCCAGCAGGCCCGGGTCCGCGAACTCGCCGCCCTCGGCGACTTCGACCAGGCCGCCACCACCCCCGCGCGCGACTCCCTCGCCGCCACCGTCACCGGGCCCGACGTCAAGAACGCCGAGCGCTACCTGGCCCGCCTCACCGACCGGCCCGAGCTCTCCGCCTCCGAGCTCAACACCGACCCGGCCAAGCTGGACGCCGCACTCTCCGCCCGCATCGAGCAGATGCGCGGCGTCGAGTCCGCCCTCGCCACCGAGCGCGCCGAGCGCCTCACCGCCCTCCGCGACGACGACGTCACCGCCCTCGAAGTGCGCATCGCCTTCCTCGGCGGCTGCCTGCTCGTCGCCGTCGGCATCTCCACCTACGTGGCCCGCAGCCTCACCCGGCCGCTCGCCGTGCTGCGCATCGGCGCCGCCCGGCTCGCCACGGCCGCCGAGCCGCACGCCGAAGAGCCGATCCGCTTCACCGGCCGCAACGACGAGTTCGCCCAGGTCGTACGGTCCCTCAACACCCTCCAGGGCAAGCTGGGCGCGCTCGCGGCCCGCGCCGAGCGGCTCGACGCCGAGCACGCCGACCTGACCGGCGCCCGCGAGGCCCTCGCCGCCGAGCTCGCCGCCCAGCGCGCCGAACTCCAGGGCCACAGCGCCCGGCTCACCGCCGAGCTCGAACGGCTCAAGCAGACCGTCCAGCACACCTTCGTCAACCTCTCGCTGCGCAGCCTCGGGCTCGTCGACCGCCAGCTCGGCGTCATCGAGAAGCTGGAGGAGCGCGAGCAGGACCCGGACCGCCTCGCCACCCTCTTCAAGCTGGACCACATGGCGACCGTCATGCGCCGGCACAGCGAGAACCTCCTCGTCCTCGCCGGCCACGAGCACCACCAGGGGCACCCCGGCCCGGTGCCGCTCGTCGACGTGCTGCGGGCCGCCGTCAGCGAGATCGAGCGGTACGAGCGGGTCAGCATCCAGGCGCTGCCGCCGCACGCGCAGGTCGCCGGGTTCGCCGCGGACGACCTGAGCCACCTGGTCGCCGAGCTCCTGGAGAACGCCACCTCGTTCTCGCCGCCCGACTCCCAGGTCCAGCTCTCCGGCTGGCTCCTGGAGTCCGGCGAGGTCATGCTCTCGGTCCAGGACGCCGGCATCGGCATCACCCCCGACCGGCTCGCCGAGCTCAACGCCCGGCTCGCCGACCCCGCCATCGCCGACACCGAGGGCGAGGGCCTCGGCATCCGCGTCGCCGCGCTGCTCGCCGCGCGCCACGGTGTGCGGGTCGAGCTGCGCGAGCAGAAGCCGGGCGGCGTCGCGGCCGTCGTGGTCCTGCCGCTGCCGCTGCTCCCCACCACCCCGCCGGCCGCCGTCCCGCCGCCCGTCCCGGTCGCGGCCGACGCGCCCGTGGTCACGCTCCCCGGCTCCGTCGCCGAGGCCAACTCCAACACCCTGCCCTCCCGCCACCGCGACCCCCTGGTGGAGGCCGCGGAACGCGCCATCGCGGCCGCGGAGGCGGAGACCCGCGCCGCGACGGCAGCACGGGAGCAGGCGCAGGAACAGGCGCAGGAACAGGCCCAGGAGCAGGCGCAGGACCAGAGGCCCGAGCCCGCGCCGGCGTACGAGCCGGAGTCGGCGTACGAGCCCGTGCCCGCCCCCGTACCGGCGTACGAGCAGGAGCCCGAGCCCGCCCCCGTACCGGCGTACGAGCAGGAGTCGGCGTACGAGCCCGAGCCCGCCGCTCCTGACGAGATCCCCGCCGCGACCCCGGTGGAGTCCGTCTCCGAGACCACCCTCCAGGTCCGGCTCCCCGACCCCCCGCCCGAGCCCGACGCGCACGAGCGGAGCGTCGAAGAGGCGGAGATCCCCGCGGACGAGGCCGGGCCGCGGCCCGGGCGCTGGGAGCGGGTCACGGACAAGGGGCTGCCCAAGCGGACGCCGCGGATCGTGCGGCAGGCCGGGAGCGCCACCCCGCCGATACGCACCCGCGGCGTCGACGCGGAGGCCCTGCGCCGCCGGCTCGGCGGCTTCCAGCGGGGCGCCGAGCACGGCCGCCGCGACGTGGCCGCCGAGATCGAGGCCGGGCACACAGCACGTACCGAGGAGAACACGGGGGACACAGTCGAGGAGGCACGCGGTTGA
- a CDS encoding GTP-binding protein, with amino-acid sequence MDSAVSEPPTAVVGIPAQPTGPAEPEPEEGAQDWQLDHTRAPIATKVVVAGGFGVGKTTFVRAVSEITPLQTEALMTRASEDHDDLTATPDKLTTTVAMDFGRITLDDDLVLYVFGTPGQQRFWFMWDDLVRGAIGAIVMADTRRLTDCFPALDYFESCGLPYIVAVNHFEGTEVFETDDVREALTVPAHVPVVVMDARKRYSVVETLLAMVAHALEASPE; translated from the coding sequence GTGGACTCCGCCGTCTCTGAACCGCCGACCGCCGTCGTCGGCATCCCCGCCCAGCCCACCGGCCCGGCCGAACCGGAACCCGAAGAGGGCGCCCAGGACTGGCAGCTGGACCACACCCGCGCCCCGATCGCGACCAAGGTCGTCGTCGCGGGCGGCTTCGGTGTCGGCAAGACCACCTTCGTCCGCGCGGTCTCCGAGATCACCCCGCTGCAGACCGAGGCCCTGATGACCCGGGCGAGCGAGGACCACGACGACCTCACCGCCACCCCGGACAAGCTCACCACCACGGTGGCGATGGACTTCGGGCGGATCACCCTCGACGACGACCTGGTGCTGTACGTCTTCGGCACGCCGGGACAGCAGCGCTTCTGGTTCATGTGGGACGACCTGGTGCGCGGCGCGATCGGTGCGATCGTCATGGCCGACACGCGGCGGCTGACCGACTGCTTCCCCGCGCTCGACTACTTCGAGAGCTGCGGCCTGCCGTACATCGTGGCCGTCAACCACTTCGAGGGCACCGAGGTGTTCGAGACGGACGACGTGCGCGAGGCGCTGACCGTGCCGGCCCACGTGCCGGTCGTCGTCATGGACGCGCGCAAGCGGTACAGCGTCGTCGAGACCCTGCTCGCGATGGTCGCCCACGCGCTCGAAGCCTCCCCCGAATAG
- a CDS encoding ferritin-like domain-containing protein: MSTHDLYAQAPREPVWQVPATGAARFGWDYDDGRDRLLALYQKGKDKQWDGATRIDWDLEVDPYDPLGTPDEAMSLYGTRHWAKLTDKDKGELRRHYTSWQFSQFLHGEQGAMICAARIVESVPDLDAKFYSATQTMDEARHAEIYGRFLHEKIGMLYPINDNLQSLLGDTLRDSRWDMPYLGMQVLIEGLALAAFGMIRDTTDKPLPKQILAYVMQDEARHVAFGRMALRDYYSQLSDAELREREEFVIEGCYLMRDRLRGVEVLENFGIPKKEAEALSEQSEFLHLFRKLLFSRIVPCVKDIGLWGERLQKAYLDMGVFDLGDSNLDLLMTQDEEMAEALDRERFAAEEQARVAEVETAIAEGGASA, encoded by the coding sequence GTGTCGACGCACGACCTCTATGCGCAGGCCCCCAGGGAGCCCGTCTGGCAGGTGCCCGCGACGGGCGCCGCGCGCTTCGGCTGGGATTACGACGACGGGCGTGACCGTCTCCTCGCCCTCTACCAGAAGGGCAAGGACAAGCAGTGGGACGGCGCCACGCGGATCGACTGGGACCTGGAGGTCGACCCGTACGACCCGCTCGGGACCCCCGACGAGGCCATGTCCCTCTACGGCACCCGGCACTGGGCCAAGCTCACCGACAAGGACAAGGGCGAGCTGCGCCGGCACTACACCTCCTGGCAGTTCAGCCAGTTCCTGCACGGTGAGCAGGGCGCCATGATCTGCGCCGCCCGGATCGTCGAGTCGGTGCCCGACCTGGACGCCAAGTTCTACTCGGCCACCCAGACCATGGACGAGGCCCGGCACGCGGAGATCTACGGGCGCTTCCTGCACGAGAAGATCGGGATGCTCTACCCGATCAACGACAACCTCCAGAGCCTGCTCGGCGACACCCTGCGCGACTCCCGCTGGGACATGCCCTACCTCGGCATGCAGGTGCTCATCGAGGGCCTCGCGCTCGCCGCCTTCGGCATGATCCGCGACACCACCGACAAGCCGCTGCCCAAGCAGATCCTCGCGTACGTGATGCAGGACGAGGCCCGCCACGTCGCCTTCGGGCGGATGGCGCTGCGCGACTACTACAGCCAGCTCTCCGACGCCGAACTGCGCGAGCGCGAGGAGTTCGTCATCGAGGGCTGCTACCTCATGCGCGACCGGCTGCGCGGGGTCGAGGTCCTGGAGAACTTCGGCATCCCGAAGAAGGAGGCCGAGGCGCTCAGTGAGCAGAGCGAGTTCCTGCACCTCTTCCGCAAGCTGCTGTTCAGCCGGATCGTGCCCTGCGTCAAGGACATCGGCCTGTGGGGCGAGCGCCTCCAGAAGGCCTATCTCGACATGGGCGTCTTCGACCTCGGCGACTCCAACCTGGACCTCCTGATGACCCAGGACGAGGAGATGGCCGAGGCCCTGGACCGCGAGCGCTTCGCGGCCGAGGAGCAGGCGCGGGTCGCGGAGGTCGAGACGGCGATCGCGGAGGGCGGGGCCTCCGCCTAG
- a CDS encoding AurF N-oxygenase family protein, giving the protein MASLTEPDFALLRDALGPLRDREQVAERLLESSLKHSFDPETELDWDAPFEDGKWFWPPELVSLYDTPLWRRMSEEQRIDLSRHEAASLASLGIWFEIILMQLLVRHIYDKALTSKHVRYALTEIADECRHSMMFARLITRGGSPEYPVPRVYHNLGRILKTVSTTPGSFAATLLGEEILDWMQRLTFPDERVQTLVRGVTRIHVVEEARHVRYAREELRRQMATAPRWEQEFTRLSCGEAARVFSTCFVNPKVYENVGLDRREAVAQVKASGHRREVMQSGAKRLTDFLDDIGVLRGAGRRLWKSSGLLA; this is encoded by the coding sequence ATGGCCAGTCTCACCGAGCCCGACTTCGCCCTCCTGCGTGACGCCCTCGGCCCGCTGCGCGACCGTGAACAGGTCGCCGAGCGGCTCCTGGAGTCCTCCCTCAAGCACTCCTTCGACCCCGAGACCGAGCTCGACTGGGACGCCCCCTTCGAGGACGGCAAATGGTTCTGGCCGCCCGAGCTGGTCTCCCTCTACGACACCCCGCTGTGGCGCCGGATGTCCGAGGAGCAGCGGATCGACCTCTCCCGGCACGAGGCCGCCTCGCTGGCCTCGCTCGGGATCTGGTTCGAGATCATCCTCATGCAGCTGCTCGTGCGGCACATCTACGACAAGGCGCTGACCAGCAAGCACGTCCGTTACGCGCTCACCGAGATCGCCGACGAGTGCCGGCACTCGATGATGTTCGCCCGGCTGATCACCCGCGGCGGCTCCCCCGAGTACCCGGTGCCGCGGGTCTACCACAACCTGGGCCGGATCCTGAAGACCGTCTCCACCACCCCCGGCTCCTTCGCCGCGACCCTCCTCGGCGAGGAGATCCTGGACTGGATGCAGCGGCTCACCTTCCCCGACGAGCGCGTCCAGACGCTGGTCCGCGGGGTCACCCGCATCCACGTGGTCGAGGAGGCCCGGCACGTGCGGTACGCGCGGGAGGAGCTGCGCCGGCAGATGGCGACGGCCCCGCGCTGGGAGCAGGAGTTCACCCGGCTCAGCTGCGGCGAGGCCGCCCGGGTCTTCTCCACCTGCTTCGTCAACCCGAAGGTGTACGAGAACGTCGGCCTGGACCGCCGCGAGGCCGTCGCCCAGGTGAAGGCGAGCGGCCACCGGCGCGAGGTCATGCAGTCCGGGGCGAAGCGGCTGACCGACTTCCTGGACGACATCGGCGTGCTGCGCGGCGCCGGCCGCCGGCTCTGGAAGTCCTCCGGGCTGCTGGCCTGA
- a CDS encoding DUF742 domain-containing protein, with protein MTSVPSGFSAHHPHRLPIRGEGRRPARVRPYSLTGGRTRFGHILLVETFVAALEAAPERKVLTGGGLAARGLMPEMRAIVEVCRRMRTVAEISALLKMPLGVVRVLLSDLADQGKIRVYGTGHGTDRPDRALLERVLSGLRRL; from the coding sequence GTGACGTCCGTTCCCTCGGGGTTCTCGGCCCACCACCCGCACCGGCTGCCGATACGCGGCGAGGGGCGGCGCCCGGCCCGCGTCCGCCCGTACTCGCTCACCGGCGGGCGCACCCGCTTCGGCCACATCCTCCTCGTCGAGACCTTCGTCGCCGCGCTGGAGGCCGCCCCCGAGCGGAAGGTCCTGACCGGCGGGGGGCTCGCCGCGCGCGGGCTCATGCCGGAGATGCGGGCCATCGTCGAGGTCTGCCGCCGCATGCGCACGGTGGCGGAGATATCGGCGCTCCTGAAGATGCCGTTGGGAGTCGTCCGGGTGCTGCTCAGCGACCTGGCCGACCAGGGAAAGATCCGCGTGTACGGGACAGGGCACGGCACCGACCGGCCCGACCGCGCGCTCCTCGAAAGGGTGCTGAGTGGACTCCGCCGTCTCTGA
- a CDS encoding TetR/AcrR family transcriptional regulator, translating into MTSPASPAYRRLSVEERKRQLLDAAQTLFAHRAPEDVSLDDVAEAAGVSRPLVYRYFPGGKQQLYESALRSSADALEHCFAEPAAGPPTERLARVLDRYLAFVDGHDAGFAALLRGGSVAETSRTSAIVDEVRRAAAEQILFHLGVDRPGPRLGMMVRTWIAAVEAASLIWVDEGKQPAAGELRDWLVDHLVALLAATAASDPETGRVVTRLLSQETAAGPVGTLARNVIPVVSEAAHLL; encoded by the coding sequence ATGACGAGTCCCGCCTCGCCCGCGTACCGCCGGCTCAGCGTCGAGGAGCGGAAGCGGCAGCTGCTCGACGCCGCCCAGACGCTCTTCGCGCACCGGGCGCCGGAGGACGTCTCCCTCGACGACGTCGCCGAGGCCGCGGGGGTCTCGCGGCCGCTCGTCTACCGCTACTTCCCCGGCGGCAAGCAGCAGTTGTACGAGTCGGCGCTGCGCTCCTCGGCCGACGCCCTGGAGCACTGCTTCGCCGAGCCCGCGGCGGGGCCGCCGACCGAGCGGCTCGCGCGGGTCCTGGACCGGTACCTGGCCTTCGTGGACGGGCACGACGCCGGGTTCGCCGCGCTGCTGCGCGGCGGCAGCGTCGCCGAGACCTCGCGGACCTCGGCCATCGTCGACGAGGTCCGGCGGGCGGCGGCCGAACAGATCCTCTTCCACCTGGGCGTGGACCGGCCGGGACCGCGTCTCGGAATGATGGTGCGGACCTGGATCGCGGCCGTCGAGGCGGCCTCCCTGATCTGGGTCGACGAGGGCAAGCAGCCGGCCGCCGGGGAGCTGCGGGACTGGCTGGTGGACCATCTGGTCGCCCTGCTCGCCGCGACCGCCGCGAGCGACCCGGAGACCGGCCGGGTGGTGACCCGGCTGCTCTCCCAGGAGACGGCGGCGGGGCCGGTCGGCACCCTGGCCAGGAACGTCATCCCGGTGGTCAGCGAGGCCGCGCACCTGCTCTGA
- a CDS encoding roadblock/LC7 domain-containing protein — translation MTATGTFGLSTEARNLQWLLGNLVEEVPGVRSVAVVSSDGLLLLSSDPEVQNAAVEADRPEGPRGSTADLATIVSGIGSLTIGAARLMDGGGVKQTMVAMEEGSVFVMSISDGSLLGVHATPDCDMSVIAYHMALFVGRAGHVLTPELRSELAKSMESSQ, via the coding sequence TTGACTGCGACCGGAACATTCGGGCTGAGCACTGAGGCCCGCAATCTGCAATGGCTGTTGGGCAACCTCGTCGAGGAGGTGCCGGGGGTCCGCTCCGTCGCCGTCGTCTCCTCCGACGGGCTGCTCCTGCTCTCGTCCGACCCCGAGGTCCAGAACGCGGCCGTCGAGGCGGACCGGCCCGAGGGGCCGCGGGGCTCCACCGCCGACCTGGCCACCATCGTCTCCGGCATCGGCAGCCTCACCATCGGCGCCGCCCGGCTGATGGACGGCGGCGGCGTGAAGCAGACCATGGTCGCCATGGAGGAGGGCAGCGTCTTCGTCATGTCGATCAGCGACGGCTCGCTGCTCGGCGTGCACGCCACTCCCGACTGCGACATGAGCGTCATCGCGTACCACATGGCGCTCTTCGTCGGCCGCGCCGGCCACGTGCTCACCCCCGAACTCCGCAGCGAACTGGCCAAGTCGATGGAGAGCTCCCAGTGA
- a CDS encoding C40 family peptidase encodes MAAPGAAPAAGAQESLGSLLGRLRSLYRETEQATEAYNAGEETLRRQTADTRQVTARLSAARAELTRGRNEAGRLAREQYQGRSELSPYLRLLLARDPQHALDQNHLFARAARDRAGAVTRLQGAERRAADLATASRKALDRRTALAARQRAHRDDVQTRLREVEGLLAALSPEQLAGLGALERTQTAGAQAELLGSGVLDGPRAPSRAGAEALRFAVAQIGKPYEWGAEGPDTYDCSGLTQRAWADAGRELPRTSQEQWRTLPRVPLSRLRPGDLVVYFPEATHVALYLGDGLVVHAPRPGARIKVSPLAANPLLGAVRPDPDTPALTTYAPPELPAGATDGADEGYGGDRAPAVRGPAVRGPAAQEPATEPR; translated from the coding sequence GTGGCGGCTCCGGGGGCCGCCCCCGCCGCCGGGGCGCAGGAGTCCCTCGGCTCCCTCCTCGGGCGGCTGCGGAGTCTCTACCGGGAGACCGAGCAGGCCACCGAGGCCTACAACGCCGGCGAGGAGACCCTCAGGCGCCAGACCGCCGACACCCGGCAGGTCACCGCGCGGCTCTCCGCCGCGCGGGCCGAGCTCACGCGCGGCCGGAACGAGGCCGGGCGGCTCGCGCGGGAGCAGTACCAGGGGCGTTCCGAACTCTCCCCGTACCTGCGGCTGCTGCTCGCCCGCGACCCCCAGCACGCCCTGGACCAGAACCACCTGTTCGCCCGGGCCGCCCGCGACCGGGCCGGTGCCGTGACCCGGCTCCAGGGGGCCGAACGGCGGGCCGCCGACCTGGCGACGGCCTCCCGCAAGGCGCTGGACCGGCGCACCGCGCTCGCCGCCCGGCAGCGCGCCCACCGCGACGACGTGCAGACCCGGCTCCGGGAGGTGGAGGGGCTGCTCGCCGCCCTCTCCCCCGAGCAGCTCGCCGGACTCGGCGCCCTGGAACGCACCCAGACCGCCGGCGCCCAGGCCGAACTCCTCGGCTCCGGCGTCCTCGACGGCCCCCGCGCCCCCTCACGGGCGGGCGCCGAGGCGCTGCGCTTCGCGGTGGCGCAGATCGGCAAGCCGTACGAGTGGGGCGCCGAGGGCCCCGACACGTACGACTGCTCGGGCCTGACCCAGCGGGCCTGGGCGGACGCGGGCCGCGAACTCCCCCGCACCAGCCAGGAGCAGTGGCGGACCCTGCCGCGCGTCCCGCTGTCCCGGCTGCGCCCCGGTGACCTGGTCGTCTACTTCCCGGAGGCCACCCATGTCGCCCTGTACCTCGGCGACGGCCTGGTGGTCCACGCCCCGCGCCCCGGCGCCCGGATCAAGGTCTCCCCGCTCGCGGCGAACCCGCTCCTGGGCGCCGTACGCCCCGATCCCGACACCCCGGCCCTGACGACGTACGCGCCGCCCGAGCTCCCGGCGGGAGCCACGGACGGCGCGGACGAGGGGTACGGCGGGGACCGTGCCCCGGCGGTTCGGGGCCCGGCGGTTCGGGGCCCGGCGGCTCAGGAGCCGGCGACCGAGCCCAGGTAG
- a CDS encoding styrene monooxygenase/indole monooxygenase family protein produces the protein MRKILIVGAGQSGLQLALGLQSKGYEVTLMSNRTADEIRSGRVMSTQCMFDTALQHERDLGINFWESQAPRIEGLGVSVGAPDGGRAIDWVGRLRGHAQSVDQRVKMAGWMETFAQRGGQLVIHGAAVGDLDYFARSYDLVLVAAGKGELVSMFGRDAARSPYDEPQRALAVSYVHGLGPRPEHPDFDAVRCNVVPGVGELFVMPTLTTSGRADILFWEGVPGGPVDAFKGVKDPSEHLALTLELMERFTPWEYARATKVELTDAGGTLAGRYAPTVRNPVGQLPSGGLVLGVADVVVANDPITGQGSNSAAKCAAAYLAAIVEHGDREFDESWMRATFERYWQTARHVTKWTNAMLAPPPEHVLNLLGAAGGLQPVADRFANGFDDPADFENFFFDPEKTAAYLGSVAGS, from the coding sequence ATGCGGAAGATACTCATAGTCGGCGCCGGTCAGTCCGGTCTCCAGCTCGCCCTCGGTCTGCAGTCCAAGGGCTACGAAGTCACCCTGATGTCCAACCGCACCGCGGACGAGATCCGGTCCGGCCGGGTCATGTCCACCCAGTGCATGTTCGACACCGCGCTCCAGCACGAGCGCGACCTCGGCATCAACTTCTGGGAGTCCCAGGCCCCGCGCATCGAGGGCCTCGGCGTCTCCGTCGGCGCGCCCGACGGCGGCCGCGCGATCGACTGGGTCGGCAGGCTCCGCGGCCACGCCCAGTCCGTCGACCAGCGCGTGAAGATGGCCGGCTGGATGGAGACCTTCGCCCAGCGCGGCGGCCAGCTCGTCATCCACGGCGCGGCCGTCGGCGACCTGGACTACTTCGCCCGCAGCTACGACCTGGTGCTGGTCGCGGCCGGCAAGGGCGAGCTGGTCTCCATGTTCGGCCGGGACGCCGCCCGCTCCCCGTACGACGAGCCGCAGCGCGCCCTCGCCGTCAGCTACGTCCACGGGCTCGGCCCGCGGCCCGAGCACCCCGACTTCGACGCGGTGCGGTGCAACGTGGTGCCGGGCGTCGGCGAGCTGTTCGTCATGCCGACCCTCACCACCTCCGGCCGCGCCGACATCCTCTTCTGGGAGGGTGTCCCCGGCGGCCCGGTCGACGCCTTCAAGGGCGTCAAGGACCCCTCCGAGCACCTGGCGCTGACGCTGGAGCTGATGGAGAGGTTCACGCCCTGGGAGTACGCCCGCGCCACCAAGGTCGAACTGACCGACGCCGGCGGCACCCTGGCCGGCCGCTACGCCCCGACCGTCCGCAACCCCGTCGGGCAGCTGCCGAGCGGCGGCCTGGTCCTCGGCGTCGCCGACGTCGTCGTCGCCAACGACCCGATCACCGGTCAGGGCTCCAACTCGGCCGCCAAGTGCGCCGCCGCCTACCTGGCCGCGATCGTCGAGCACGGCGACCGGGAGTTCGACGAGAGCTGGATGCGGGCGACCTTCGAGCGCTACTGGCAGACCGCCCGGCACGTGACCAAGTGGACCAACGCGATGCTCGCGCCGCCGCCGGAGCACGTCCTGAACCTGCTCGGTGCGGCCGGCGGCCTCCAGCCCGTCGCCGACCGCTTCGCGAACGGCTTCGACGACCCGGCCGACTTCGAGAACTTCTTCTTCGACCCGGAGAAGACCGCCGCCTACCTGGGCTCGGTCGCCGGCTCCTGA